Below is a genomic region from Candidatus Omnitrophota bacterium.
GTGCGAACGGCATTCAAGAAGAGAGGAACGCCTAATGCTGGAAAGAATGATAGGGAACCGGGCCAATACGGGTCTTTGCTTCTTGCGCATCGTCTTATCCATCATCTTTTTCGCGCATGGAGCGCAGAAGCTATTGGGGATGTTCGGCGGCGACGGTTTGGCGGCGACGACGGAAAAGTTTGCTCAAGCGGTCTATTTCCCTGAGATGATGGTTTGGGTGGTTTCGGGAGGGGAATTGCTCGGCTCCGCGGCGCTTTTTATCGGCTTGCTTACGCGCGAAGCATCGATCGTCCTCTCCCTCTTCGTGTTAGGCTCTTTGTATCTCATTCATCTCGACAATGGTTTTTTTATTAAAAATAACGGTTACGAGTATCATTTGATGCTGCTGGCGGGATGCTTGTGTCTCATATTCGGCGGCGGCGGTTCCGGCTCCATGGATAAAGCGTTGTTTCCCCACGAACGATGGACGTTTATCAAAGATCCCAACAAGATTAAATTGCTGCCGCCTGAAGATTGATGGGTGAAACGTCTTTCTCGGTAAGGCGTTACAATGACAAGACGCGGCATCTTAAAAGTTCGGAAAAAGCCGCCGGTCATTTATTTATTGTTTTATTAAGCAAGGAGCGTACGAATTCCATGAATCGAATCCGCTTGCCGTTTTATGCCTTTACCGCCGTTTTCGCTTTTCTTCCGTTTTTTCCCGGGGGAGTCTGCGCGAAATCGTCCGCCGATTATACCTATGTCTACGAAAACGAAAGGATTTTATCCTTTACGATCGAAATGACGGAAGAGTCTTTTCAAAAAATGCAGCCTAAACG
It encodes:
- a CDS encoding DoxX family protein, with amino-acid sequence MLERMIGNRANTGLCFLRIVLSIIFFAHGAQKLLGMFGGDGLAATTEKFAQAVYFPEMMVWVVSGGELLGSAALFIGLLTREASIVLSLFVLGSLYLIHLDNGFFIKNNGYEYHLMLLAGCLCLIFGGGGSGSMDKALFPHERWTFIKDPNKIKLLPPED